The Deinococcus malanensis DNA window CTGACCAGCGTCACAGGCGCCCTGTCCGATGGCCTGAAGGAAGGTGCCAGGAGGGTCCAGGCAGGAGAACGTGCTGGCCTGGGTGAACTGCTGTCGCTGGCCCGTGACCCGGACGTGGGCCTCGCTCTGGGGGCCCTCGTGGGCGTGCTGCGCGGCTTCGGTAAAAGCCTGCGCGAGCGCAGCGCCGAGGGCAGTCCTCCACACGGCCCGCATTCCTGAGTGACCGTGCTGCCGGAGACACCAGCCCAGCGTCCTGTCCTGAGATACACGGCAGGGCAGCTGACGGCCGCCACCGATCAGGTGGTTATAGAAGAGCCGCTGGAGATCCGTCTGATTCATGGTGGTGAAGAGCAGACGGTGGCTGTGACCATGCGGACTCCTGGGGCCGACCACGAGCTGGCGACCGGATTTCTCTACGCCGAGGGTGCCATCCGGGACGCGGCAGATGTACTGAGCCTGTCTCCCTGGCGGGAAGGTGACGTGGAGGCCCCCAATGTGCTGCGCGTCGAACTGCGCTCCGGATTCGCGGCCATGCGCAGCCTGTCGCGCCATACCTTCACCAGCAGCGCATGCGGCGTGTGCGGCACCGGCAGCATCGAGCGGCTGGCGGTGCGCGCCGTGCCGGCCATCTGGACGCAGCCTCCACTGACTGCCGACATCATCCGTGACCTGCCCGCGCAACTGCATGCGGCTCAGCCACTGTTCGCGGCCACAGGTGGTCTGCACGCTGCCGGACTGTTCACGGCCGGCGGCGAGTGTCTGGCCGTGCGAGAGGACGTGGGTCGGCACAACGCCGTGGACAAGCTGATCGGCTGGGCTCTGGGTCAGGGACTGCTCCCCCTGAGCGACCACCTGCTGGCGGTGAGCAGCCGTGCCGGCTTCGAAATTGTGCAGAAGGCAGCTCTGGCTGGTGTGCCGGTCGTCTGTGCCGTCTCCGCCCCCACCAGCCTGGCCATCGAAGTGGCCGAGAGCTTCGGCATCACCCTGGCCGGTTTCGTGCGGGGAGAGCGGTTCAACCTGTACAGCGTCCCTCACCGGGTGAATTCAGGCGGCCGGGCCCTGGATTCCCCGTCCTGACGGCGCCTGCCGGCTCCCACCCTTCCCCCCCAGCCCTTTTTCAGGAGGTTTGTGCATGTCCTTTCTAGACCGTGAACACAGCGTCGCGCCGCCCGGTTACAACCGCTGGCTGGTCCCGCCTGCCGCCCTGGCCCTGCACCTGTCCATCGGGCAGATCTATGCCTACAGCGTGTTCAACAAGCCCCTGGCGGACCATGGAGGCTGGAGCCTGCTGGCGCTGGGGGTCATCTTCCAGATCGCGCTGGCCATGCTGGGGGCCTCAGCGGCCATCTTCGGCAAGTGGGTCGAGCGCGTCGGGCCCCGGCGCACCATGTTCACCGCCGCCCTCTTCTTCGGCGGTGGTTTTCTGGTGGCGGCCCTGGGCGTGGCCACCAAGCAGCTGTGGCTCATCTACCTGGGCAACGGGGTTCTGGGCGGCATCGGGCTGGGACTGGGGTACATCTCCCCGGTGTCGACCCTGATCAAGTGGTTTCCCGACCGTCCGGGTGTGGCGACCGGCATGGCCATCATGGGCTTTGGCGGCGGCGCCATGATCGCCTCGCCGCTGTCGGTCATCATGATGAACAACTTCGGCGGTGGTGTCCCGGCCAATGGCATCACGCAGACCTTCGTGGTGCTGGGATTGGTCTACTTCGTGTTCATGATGTTTGGTGCCTTCACCATCCGGGTGCCGCGCCCCGGCTGGGCGCCGGCTGGTTATGACGTGAATAGCGCCAATGCACCGGGCCACGGCATGATCACCCGCGCCAACGTAGCGGTCGACACGGCTATGCGCACGCCGCAGTTCTGGCTGCTGTTTGCCGTGCTGTTCCTGAACGTTACGGCGGGCATCGGGATTCTGGGGCAGGCGTCGGTGATGATTCAGGAGATGTTCTCTGACACCACGGGAGGACGCACTGCCGTTAGTGCCGCCGCTGCCGCCGGATTTGTGGGCCTGCTGAGCCTGTTCAACATGGGGGGGCGCTTTTTCTGGTCCTCGCTGTCTGACCGCATCGGCCGCAAGACCACCTATGCCATCTTCTTCTCGCTGGGCGCCATTCTGTACTTCCTGATTCCGATTACCGGAAACATAGGGAACGTCGCGCTGTTTGTGATCGCTTCGGCCATCATCCTGACCATGTACGGCGGCGGCTTTGCTACCATTCCTGCCTACCTGCGCGACATGTTCGGGACTATGAATGTGGGCGCCATCCACGGTCGTCTCCTGCTGGCCTGGTCTGCGGCCGCCATCGTCGGTCCTTACCTGGTCAACGGCCTGCGCCAGTCGCAGATTGATGCGGGCGTGCCGCCGGCTGAGGCCTACAACCTCACCATGCTGATCATGGTAGGTCTGCTGGTGGTGGGCTTTATCTGCAACCTGCTGATCCGCCCGGTAGACCCCAAGTTCCACTACAACGAGGCGAACACGGCCCCTGGTCTGCCAGGCGCTGCGTCCACCGCCACCCGTACCTCAGGAGACTGACTATGACGACGCAGAACAAGGAAGAGACGGCCGCCCCTGGAGCAATGATCAAGATGGTGCTGGCCTGGCTGCTGGTCGGGATTCCCCTGGCCTGGGGCGTGGCCCAGACCGTGCTGAAAGCGCTTCCGCTATTTCAGTAATGCAATACGGAGACCAGGCAGGTGCTAAGTGCGCCTGCCTGATCCGTATGCCAGCTGCCTGATGAGTTGCGGTGCAGGCTGAGGGGGTATGGTGAGGTCAGTCATGATGCTCCCCCCTTCCCTCAATGGAACGATTGAGGACCAGAGCAACCGCCTCGCCGCACTGGAGGCGTTTGTTGAGTTCACGGAGGCGGTGGGTACCCAGAGCGACGTCTCGGTCCTGGCCCATCAGGCGATCCGGGTGCTGCGTGCGCGCTTCCCGGACGGCAGCGTCGTGTACTACGAACCCGACGGTGATCTGTGGAGGCCCAGGGTCTGGAGCGAAGATCTCCCGGCTGGCGTGCTCTCGGGTCTGACGCCCGGGCTGCCGCGCAGTCTTCCGGCGTTCGCGGCAGTGCTCAGCCGGCAGGAAGCGGTTTTTATCGACGAGTTGGACGCGGTGCGAGAACAGCTTGCCGGTTCGGAAGAGTACGGGATGGCGGCCAAGGTCCCGCTGATGGTTTCGGGAGAGGTGTGCGGCATCCTGGAAGTGGGGATCAGAGGGCGTGACCGCTGGGGCGAGCAGGATCAGGGACTGGTCCGGGCCGTCTCGCGCAGCCTGACCCTCGCCCTGGAACGGGCCAGCGTGACGGCCCAGCTTGAGGCCCAGA harbors:
- the fdhD gene encoding formate dehydrogenase accessory sulfurtransferase FdhD produces the protein MPETPAQRPVLRYTAGQLTAATDQVVIEEPLEIRLIHGGEEQTVAVTMRTPGADHELATGFLYAEGAIRDAADVLSLSPWREGDVEAPNVLRVELRSGFAAMRSLSRHTFTSSACGVCGTGSIERLAVRAVPAIWTQPPLTADIIRDLPAQLHAAQPLFAATGGLHAAGLFTAGGECLAVREDVGRHNAVDKLIGWALGQGLLPLSDHLLAVSSRAGFEIVQKAALAGVPVVCAVSAPTSLAIEVAESFGITLAGFVRGERFNLYSVPHRVNSGGRALDSPS
- a CDS encoding L-lactate MFS transporter, whose amino-acid sequence is MSFLDREHSVAPPGYNRWLVPPAALALHLSIGQIYAYSVFNKPLADHGGWSLLALGVIFQIALAMLGASAAIFGKWVERVGPRRTMFTAALFFGGGFLVAALGVATKQLWLIYLGNGVLGGIGLGLGYISPVSTLIKWFPDRPGVATGMAIMGFGGGAMIASPLSVIMMNNFGGGVPANGITQTFVVLGLVYFVFMMFGAFTIRVPRPGWAPAGYDVNSANAPGHGMITRANVAVDTAMRTPQFWLLFAVLFLNVTAGIGILGQASVMIQEMFSDTTGGRTAVSAAAAAGFVGLLSLFNMGGRFFWSSLSDRIGRKTTYAIFFSLGAILYFLIPITGNIGNVALFVIASAIILTMYGGGFATIPAYLRDMFGTMNVGAIHGRLLLAWSAAAIVGPYLVNGLRQSQIDAGVPPAEAYNLTMLIMVGLLVVGFICNLLIRPVDPKFHYNEANTAPGLPGAASTATRTSGD
- a CDS encoding MFS transporter small subunit yields the protein MTTQNKEETAAPGAMIKMVLAWLLVGIPLAWGVAQTVLKALPLFQ